The following coding sequences are from one Caballeronia sp. SBC1 window:
- a CDS encoding NAD(P)/FAD-dependent oxidoreductase: MRPATHASGPSPSSSSSLSSRADVDFDVLIVGAGLSGVAAAHYLRERCPSARFAILESRSTMGGTWDLFRYPGVRSDSDMFTLGYSFRPWHSDKSISDGQTILDYIRGAAQASGIDKTIKFAHKVTGANWDSQAARWTVQVQRTDGHVETETRYTCKFLYMCSGYYDYDEGHAPRWPDMEKFKGRIVHPQHWPADLTYANKRVIVIGSGATAVTLVPAMADTAKHVTMLQRSPTYIFSLPARDKMANTLRKWLPSTLAHRLIRSKNVLLTMYLYNRARRKPEETKQLLIRAAGKQLGPEFDVGKHMTPRYNPWDQRLCLVPNGDLFKAVRAGKASIATDEIERFTETGVRLRSGQHLDADLVITATGLKLKMLGGSVISIDGRQISLGDTVSYKGMMYSDVPNLASSFGYTNASWTLKAELIAQYVCRLVNHMKANHYDVCVPRLRDNEMGSLPAVDLTSGYIQRASNILPKQGLHKPWKYHQNYLLDLASLRFGALSDGVMQFERRPITTVRLKREAQEHA, from the coding sequence ATGAGACCGGCTACCCACGCGAGCGGCCCCTCGCCTTCATCTTCATCTTCGCTTTCATCGCGCGCCGATGTTGACTTTGACGTGCTCATCGTGGGCGCCGGTTTGTCCGGCGTGGCCGCGGCGCACTACCTGCGCGAGCGCTGCCCCTCCGCCCGGTTCGCCATACTTGAAAGCCGCTCCACGATGGGCGGCACGTGGGACCTGTTCCGCTATCCCGGCGTGCGCTCCGACTCTGACATGTTCACGCTCGGCTACAGCTTTCGCCCGTGGCATAGCGACAAATCGATATCCGATGGTCAGACGATCCTCGACTACATCCGGGGCGCGGCTCAAGCATCCGGCATCGACAAGACCATCAAGTTCGCTCACAAGGTGACGGGCGCGAACTGGGATTCGCAGGCCGCACGCTGGACGGTGCAGGTTCAGCGTACCGACGGCCATGTCGAAACAGAAACGCGCTACACCTGCAAGTTCCTCTACATGTGCAGTGGTTATTACGACTACGACGAAGGTCACGCACCGCGTTGGCCCGACATGGAGAAGTTCAAAGGCCGCATAGTCCATCCGCAGCATTGGCCCGCCGACCTGACCTATGCGAACAAGCGCGTTATTGTGATCGGCAGCGGCGCCACGGCGGTGACCCTGGTGCCGGCAATGGCGGACACGGCGAAACATGTGACCATGCTGCAGCGCTCGCCCACTTACATTTTTTCGCTGCCTGCACGCGACAAGATGGCAAACACGCTGCGCAAATGGCTACCGTCAACGCTCGCGCACAGGCTTATCCGCAGCAAGAACGTGCTGCTGACTATGTACTTGTACAACCGCGCGCGACGCAAGCCGGAAGAAACCAAACAGTTGCTCATCAGGGCGGCAGGCAAGCAGCTAGGACCCGAGTTCGACGTCGGCAAACACATGACGCCTCGATACAACCCGTGGGACCAGCGCCTGTGTCTTGTCCCGAACGGAGACCTGTTCAAGGCGGTGCGCGCCGGCAAGGCATCGATCGCCACCGACGAGATCGAACGCTTCACGGAGACCGGCGTGCGGCTGCGAAGCGGTCAGCATCTCGACGCCGACCTGGTGATTACCGCTACAGGACTGAAACTCAAGATGCTCGGTGGATCAGTGATCTCCATTGACGGACGCCAGATTTCCCTCGGAGACACGGTGTCGTACAAGGGCATGATGTATAGCGATGTACCAAATCTTGCGTCGTCGTTCGGCTATACCAACGCTTCGTGGACCCTGAAGGCCGAGTTGATCGCGCAGTATGTCTGCCGGCTTGTCAATCACATGAAGGCGAACCACTACGATGTTTGTGTGCCGCGTCTGAGAGACAACGAAATGGGTTCGCTGCCCGCCGTTGACCTGACGTCTGGCTACATTCAGAGAGCGTCGAACATCCTGCCCAAGCAAGGGCTTCACAAGCCATGGAAGTACCATCAGAACTACCTGCTCGATCTTGCGTCGCTCAGGTTCGGTGCCTTGAGCGACGGTGTCATGCAGTTCGAGCGACGCCCCATAACAACAGTCAGGCTTAAGCGCGAAGCGCAAGAGCACGCATAA
- a CDS encoding alpha/beta fold hydrolase produces the protein MFLSIVAVCVIVIAGLVAFSLYIARRVGQALPPQGQFIDIGADRIHYVEYGSGPPIVFVHGLSGQLRNFAYLHMNTLAQTHRVIVIDRPGSGHSTRGAGSSASISAQARTVAMFIDAMGLDKPVLVGHSLGGAIALAVGLNHPDSVSRLALIAPLTHLVEAGHAFGGLMIQSSLIRRIVSVTVATPFAIKGNRAIMDIVFGPDPVPRDFGIKGGGLLSLRPRSFYAASSDLMAVAGELPGMENRYAGLRLPVDVLYGREDRILDWQSHGEALKRKLDKTNLRLIDGGHMLPVTAPLVTMEWLRTIADETLTTPVSPVA, from the coding sequence ATTTTCCTGTCCATCGTCGCTGTTTGCGTCATCGTGATCGCGGGGCTTGTTGCTTTTTCTCTGTACATTGCGCGCCGTGTCGGACAGGCGCTGCCCCCGCAGGGTCAGTTCATCGACATAGGTGCGGACCGTATTCATTACGTCGAATACGGGAGCGGCCCGCCCATTGTCTTCGTCCACGGGTTAAGCGGACAGTTACGCAACTTCGCGTATCTGCACATGAATACGCTCGCGCAAACGCATAGGGTGATCGTCATCGACCGGCCAGGCTCGGGGCATTCAACGCGAGGCGCAGGATCGTCCGCCAGCATCTCGGCACAGGCACGAACCGTGGCGATGTTCATCGACGCGATGGGCCTGGACAAGCCGGTGCTGGTCGGACATTCATTGGGCGGCGCCATCGCGCTGGCGGTCGGCCTCAATCATCCGGACAGCGTCAGCCGGCTGGCGTTAATCGCCCCGCTCACCCACCTGGTTGAAGCCGGTCACGCCTTCGGCGGCCTGATGATCCAATCCTCGCTGATACGGCGGATCGTATCGGTCACGGTGGCCACTCCGTTCGCTATCAAGGGCAATCGCGCGATCATGGATATCGTGTTTGGTCCCGATCCCGTCCCCAGGGACTTCGGTATCAAAGGAGGTGGGTTGCTTAGCTTGAGGCCTCGCAGTTTCTATGCGGCGTCGTCCGACCTGATGGCAGTGGCCGGAGAACTCCCGGGCATGGAAAACCGTTATGCAGGTTTGCGCCTGCCCGTAGACGTGCTTTACGGCCGCGAGGACAGGATATTGGATTGGCAGAGTCACGGCGAAGCGCTCAAACGAAAGCTGGATAAGACAAATCTGCGATTGATCGACGGCGGCCATATGCTGCCGGTAACGGCCCCGTTAGTGACAATGGAGTGGCTTCGGACGATCGCCGACGAAACGCTGACGACACCTGTTTCTCCAGTCGCGTGA
- a CDS encoding coniferyl aldehyde dehydrogenase: MQVSSPSFLEERFEMQRRAFAGESNPPLHVRMDRLNRLLALTENHESDFVRAIDADFGGRSAHETRIAELFVVRAGIRHARKHLKHWMSLQRVATGLHFRPGYNRLLRQPLGVIGIVSPWNYPIQLSLGPALAALAAGNRVLLKPSELTPRFSELLDHLVSASFAPDELSVVSGGVDIGQAFAGLPFDHLFFTGSTQVGRQVAQAAAANLTPVTLELGGKSPAIIDASCDIPAAVASIAYGKFLNAGQTCIAPDYVLVPAGLADSVADQLKAAITRLYPTLISNPDYTAIISMRHRERLLAILREARDGGARIVEVNPGRERFDEGTRKFPPTLVVGAAASSRLMREEIFGPLLPIIEYDGLNQAIAMVNRGDRPLALYWFGRSVANRDRVLHETVSGGVTINDCLWHLAQEAQPFGGVGPSGMGAYHGEWGFRTFSKEKPVFYQARLNGTRLFHPPYGKTFDLMLRLIKRIT, translated from the coding sequence ATGCAGGTCAGCTCGCCTTCTTTCCTGGAAGAACGCTTCGAGATGCAACGCCGGGCGTTCGCGGGGGAATCGAATCCACCGCTACACGTTCGCATGGACCGCTTGAACCGGCTGCTTGCGCTGACGGAGAATCATGAAAGCGACTTCGTGCGTGCGATCGACGCCGATTTCGGCGGGCGGTCCGCTCATGAGACGCGGATCGCCGAGTTGTTTGTCGTGCGCGCCGGAATCCGCCACGCGCGCAAACATCTGAAGCACTGGATGAGTCTGCAGCGAGTCGCGACCGGCCTGCACTTCCGGCCTGGCTATAACCGCCTGTTGCGGCAACCGCTTGGCGTGATCGGCATCGTATCGCCGTGGAATTACCCCATTCAACTATCTTTGGGGCCGGCGCTGGCGGCCCTTGCCGCTGGTAACCGGGTGCTCCTCAAACCGTCCGAACTGACCCCGCGCTTTTCCGAGCTGCTGGATCACCTGGTTAGCGCTTCGTTCGCGCCGGATGAGCTGAGCGTAGTGAGTGGCGGCGTGGACATAGGTCAGGCGTTTGCCGGGCTGCCGTTCGATCACTTGTTCTTTACCGGATCGACGCAAGTCGGCCGGCAAGTCGCCCAGGCCGCCGCGGCAAACCTTACCCCGGTGACGCTTGAACTCGGCGGAAAATCGCCCGCAATAATCGATGCCTCCTGCGACATCCCTGCCGCCGTGGCGAGCATTGCTTACGGCAAGTTCCTGAACGCGGGACAGACCTGCATTGCTCCGGATTATGTCCTCGTGCCGGCGGGTCTGGCGGACAGCGTCGCCGATCAACTCAAGGCGGCCATTACGCGCCTCTATCCCACGCTGATCTCCAATCCCGACTACACGGCGATCATCAGCATGAGGCATCGTGAGCGGCTGCTGGCGATACTGCGGGAAGCGCGTGATGGCGGTGCGCGCATTGTCGAAGTCAATCCGGGCCGCGAACGCTTCGACGAAGGCACCCGCAAATTCCCACCAACGCTGGTGGTCGGTGCGGCCGCAAGCTCACGTCTGATGCGCGAGGAAATCTTTGGGCCGCTGCTGCCCATTATCGAATACGACGGGCTTAACCAGGCCATTGCCATGGTGAACCGGGGCGACCGGCCTCTTGCGCTTTACTGGTTTGGCCGAAGCGTCGCTAATCGTGACCGGGTGCTGCATGAAACGGTGTCGGGCGGTGTCACGATCAACGACTGTCTGTGGCATCTGGCGCAGGAAGCGCAGCCGTTCGGCGGAGTTGGCCCGAGCGGCATGGGCGCTTATCACGGCGAATGGGGTTTCCGTACCTTCAGCAAGGAGAAACCCGTTTTCTATCAGGCGCGCCTCAATGGCACCCGTCTTTTCCATCCACCTTACGGCAAGACCTTCGACCTGATGCTGCGGCTGATCAAGCGCATTACGTAA
- a CDS encoding 3-(methylthio)propionyl-CoA ligase, giving the protein MLGNMQGHALSVASLLEFADRCHGDSEIVSRRVEGDLHRTNWNGVAGRARRFARWLDTTGTSHGERVATLAWNGYRHLEIYYGVSASGRVLHTLNPRLPQAQLAWIINDAQDEVVCFDLTFLPLVEAIQSQCPGVRHWVALCDQDRVTEGMTAHGIACYESLIDGFPDASYPWPSFDENSASSLCYTSGTTGNPKGVLYSHRSTVLHAYAVALPDSMNLSARNAVLPVVPMFHVNAWGLPYSAALTGAKLVFPGPALDGKSVYELIESEAVDLAAGVPTVWQMLLNHVQSNNLRFSTLKRTIVGGSACPAAMIDTFADDYGIEVAHAWGMTELSPLGTVNTLKRKHLALPKEQQRALRLKQGRPVFGMDLRIVDSDGQELPQDGASSGELMVRGPWVVDGYFKQDHENLDDGWFRTGDIATIDSDGFLQITDRAKDVIKSGGEWISSIDIENVAMAHPGVAMAACIAVPHPKWDERPLLVVVPKSNVLLSTGEMLAFFEGRVAKWQVPDDVIFVDALPIGATGKVVKHQLREQFKGHHGRPQSATA; this is encoded by the coding sequence ATGCTGGGAAACATGCAGGGCCACGCCCTGAGCGTAGCGTCGCTTCTCGAGTTTGCGGATCGCTGCCACGGCGACAGTGAGATTGTCAGCAGGCGGGTGGAGGGCGATCTGCATCGCACGAACTGGAACGGTGTAGCGGGCCGCGCGCGACGGTTTGCGCGATGGCTTGACACGACCGGAACAAGTCACGGGGAGCGTGTGGCGACCCTTGCCTGGAACGGTTACCGGCACCTTGAGATTTACTACGGGGTTTCGGCGTCGGGACGTGTATTGCACACGCTCAATCCGCGCTTGCCGCAAGCGCAGCTGGCCTGGATCATCAACGATGCGCAGGACGAGGTGGTCTGCTTCGACCTGACGTTCCTGCCGCTGGTGGAAGCCATTCAATCGCAGTGCCCCGGCGTTCGCCACTGGGTCGCGCTATGCGATCAGGACCGCGTGACAGAGGGCATGACTGCGCACGGCATTGCGTGCTACGAGAGTCTGATCGACGGCTTCCCAGATGCCTCCTATCCGTGGCCGTCGTTCGACGAGAACTCAGCGTCCAGCCTTTGTTACACGAGCGGGACCACCGGCAATCCAAAAGGTGTTTTGTATAGCCATCGCTCGACGGTCCTGCATGCCTACGCTGTAGCGCTTCCCGATTCAATGAATCTGTCGGCCAGGAATGCGGTGCTTCCGGTCGTCCCCATGTTCCATGTCAACGCATGGGGTTTGCCGTATTCCGCCGCGCTGACCGGCGCGAAGCTAGTGTTCCCGGGGCCGGCACTCGATGGCAAGTCGGTGTACGAACTGATCGAGTCAGAGGCTGTGGATCTTGCCGCGGGTGTGCCCACTGTCTGGCAAATGCTTTTGAACCATGTGCAGAGCAACAATCTTCGCTTCTCTACGCTCAAGCGAACGATCGTGGGTGGCTCGGCTTGTCCTGCCGCCATGATCGACACGTTCGCGGACGACTACGGAATAGAGGTCGCGCATGCCTGGGGCATGACCGAGCTTTCGCCCTTGGGCACCGTCAATACGCTCAAGCGCAAGCATCTCGCGCTGCCTAAGGAGCAGCAACGGGCGTTACGGCTCAAGCAGGGCCGCCCGGTCTTTGGCATGGATCTCCGCATTGTGGATAGCGACGGTCAGGAGCTGCCGCAAGATGGCGCGAGTTCCGGTGAACTGATGGTTCGCGGACCCTGGGTGGTCGATGGTTATTTCAAGCAGGACCACGAGAATCTGGACGACGGCTGGTTTCGCACCGGCGACATTGCCACTATCGACTCAGACGGTTTCCTGCAGATCACGGATCGGGCCAAGGACGTGATCAAGTCGGGTGGGGAATGGATCAGTTCCATCGACATCGAGAACGTCGCCATGGCTCATCCTGGCGTGGCGATGGCTGCGTGTATTGCAGTACCTCACCCGAAGTGGGACGAACGCCCGTTGCTCGTGGTCGTTCCAAAGTCAAACGTCCTGCTGAGCACGGGCGAAATGCTGGCTTTCTTCGAGGGGCGCGTGGCGAAGTGGCAGGTGCCGGACGACGTGATTTTTGTCGATGCACTTCCGATTGGCGCCACGGGGAAAGTCGTCAAGCATCAGTTGCGCGAGCAGTTCAAAGGGCACCACGGCCGTCCGCAATCGGCAACTGCCTGA
- a CDS encoding GDSL-type esterase/lipase family protein has protein sequence MSDAVPIPTAGMVDQLDSHGSGPTEDEIRFVNAYVAPGPFDADLLARAHDPAVLAAREAREEALRARDWPNLGQYRDANRTLAGVSPKAVFIGDSLTEFWLAGDPGMFRYGLISGGVINRGISGQTSPQILLRFMADVIQLKPAVVHLLCGGNDLAGNTGPTTFADYQNNIIAMVTLARAFDVRVILGSVTPAGSFAWRPGIDPRARIAEINAWLRAVAAERGLVFADYHSALAAPDGSLRAELTRDGVHPTAAGYDVMRPIALAALTEATQ, from the coding sequence ATGAGCGACGCAGTACCCATACCAACGGCCGGCATGGTCGACCAGCTCGACTCGCACGGCAGTGGTCCGACCGAGGACGAAATTCGGTTCGTGAATGCCTATGTGGCGCCCGGTCCCTTCGATGCCGACTTGCTCGCCCGGGCGCATGACCCCGCGGTGCTGGCCGCGCGTGAGGCCCGTGAAGAAGCACTGCGAGCGCGGGACTGGCCCAATCTTGGTCAGTACCGGGACGCGAACCGCACGCTTGCGGGAGTGTCGCCGAAGGCGGTGTTCATCGGCGATTCGCTGACTGAATTCTGGCTCGCGGGCGACCCGGGAATGTTCCGTTATGGCCTCATTAGCGGCGGCGTGATCAACCGTGGCATTAGCGGACAAACCAGCCCGCAGATCCTGCTGCGCTTCATGGCCGATGTCATTCAACTGAAGCCCGCCGTGGTCCACCTGCTGTGCGGAGGAAACGATCTCGCCGGCAACACCGGACCTACGACGTTCGCGGACTACCAGAACAACATCATCGCGATGGTCACGCTGGCGCGCGCCTTCGACGTGCGCGTGATTCTCGGCAGCGTCACCCCGGCGGGCAGTTTTGCCTGGCGTCCGGGCATCGATCCGCGTGCCCGCATTGCCGAGATCAATGCGTGGCTCAGGGCCGTGGCCGCTGAGCGTGGACTTGTTTTCGCGGATTATCATTCAGCGCTCGCGGCACCGGACGGCAGCTTGCGCGCCGAATTGACGCGCGACGGGGTGCATCCCACGGCGGCGGGATACGACGTGATGCGTCCTATCGCACTCGCCGCTCTGACCGAGGCAACGCAATGA
- a CDS encoding glycoside hydrolase family 1 protein, with protein MINDKAPRAVPKDFLWGVAISAHQSEGNNVSSDVWLAEHVSPTVFREPSRDACDSYHRFDEDIAIAADLGFNCYRVGIEWARIEPEPGQFSMAELDRYARLLDCCLERGLAPMLTYSHFTVPRWFAARGGFEVKDGADLFARFAEVATRRLGENLAAATTFNEANIQRLIKVLLMTPESKPAISAMLAACAQRCGSTQFSSLLFADVEKTESVLIDAHRKAAQAIKAGPGNFPVGLNLTMQEVQGVGEGNLAEYITDSLYGPWLDEAALTDFIGVQTYTRVRVDARGQAELAPGTEMTAAGYEFYPQALGATIRLAASRTGRPVYVTESGIATNDDTRRVAYIDAALAEVRQCLDEGFDVRSYIHWSLLDNFEWTSGYDQHFGLVEVDFETFERRPKPSAFHLGAIARRGEL; from the coding sequence TTGATCAATGACAAAGCGCCACGCGCGGTACCCAAGGACTTTTTGTGGGGCGTGGCAATATCGGCGCATCAGAGCGAAGGCAATAACGTCAGCTCGGATGTGTGGCTCGCCGAGCATGTGAGCCCCACCGTTTTCCGCGAGCCATCACGTGACGCGTGCGACAGTTATCACCGCTTCGACGAAGACATCGCCATTGCCGCCGACCTGGGTTTCAACTGCTATAGAGTTGGAATCGAGTGGGCGCGCATAGAACCGGAACCCGGCCAATTTTCGATGGCTGAACTGGATCGATACGCGCGCTTGCTCGACTGCTGCCTTGAGCGTGGATTAGCGCCGATGCTCACCTATAGCCATTTCACGGTGCCGCGCTGGTTCGCGGCGCGCGGCGGTTTCGAGGTCAAGGACGGCGCCGATCTGTTCGCACGCTTCGCGGAAGTGGCAACCCGGCGTCTGGGCGAGAATCTGGCGGCCGCCACGACCTTCAACGAGGCCAACATCCAGCGTCTGATCAAGGTCCTTCTGATGACGCCCGAATCCAAGCCGGCCATCAGTGCAATGCTGGCCGCTTGCGCACAGCGTTGTGGCTCGACGCAGTTTTCATCACTGCTTTTCGCCGATGTCGAGAAGACGGAATCCGTGTTGATCGATGCCCACCGCAAGGCGGCGCAAGCCATCAAGGCAGGGCCGGGTAATTTTCCGGTCGGCCTCAATCTGACGATGCAGGAAGTGCAAGGCGTGGGCGAAGGGAATCTGGCCGAGTACATTACCGACAGCCTCTATGGCCCCTGGCTAGACGAAGCGGCGCTGACCGATTTCATCGGCGTGCAGACCTACACCCGCGTACGCGTGGATGCACGCGGACAAGCTGAACTCGCGCCCGGTACGGAGATGACGGCGGCCGGTTACGAGTTCTATCCGCAGGCGCTGGGAGCGACAATCCGCTTGGCCGCAAGCCGCACCGGGCGACCCGTCTACGTCACCGAAAGCGGTATCGCAACTAACGACGATACGCGTCGCGTGGCCTATATTGATGCCGCTCTCGCGGAAGTACGCCAGTGCCTGGACGAAGGGTTCGACGTGCGCAGCTACATTCACTGGTCCTTGCTGGACAACTTCGAATGGACGTCGGGCTACGATCAGCATTTCGGTCTCGTCGAGGTCGATTTTGAAACTTTCGAGCGCAGGCCCAAGCCGAGCGCGTTTCATTTAGGCGCCATTGCGCGCCGCGGAGAACTCTGA
- a CDS encoding carbohydrate porin produces MRMTPVRRSAKSADARSNVVEQSKKMALRFAAHAEVRRVFGARDSGKKLLHVAGLGLALSLSATLARADDSIAQAAKTTNCLAYDQDRERGIETPLSTTCDSVSPSMGGLREKMYENGWLLQGGISSGLTYDLLHPDSSVPQSYTGQRATYAQSALAILTYDLSRVGFSKDSQFIISGLWDETSYLGSGIRSAYVGELAIEQEFDNHQIRIKYGFQTPSNSFYGFTLGTTVASSALGPASSMFYELGVPSVKPAPTFDIRLYTPDMRFYNHFAVTRSMSPQGFQADSQANSSGLDFSVPGARALYIDEAGYRITSAANQRAFWLRAGAVYNTSDYFDYGVGKPTYGNKGFYVAITRQFTQPDQFYTYRGIYADVKVDFADASKNPFSRDVAATLYSLGPFDSRPYDMISIGYTHQWISQKTQQYINLVTTETAITGSNTFSLSYAFHVARGVYWTNSLAYTTQPVLFPSHAAALLLTTGATVVF; encoded by the coding sequence ATGAGAATGACCCCTGTGCGGAGGTCGGCGAAGTCTGCCGATGCGCGTAGTAATGTCGTAGAGCAATCGAAGAAAATGGCGCTGCGGTTTGCGGCGCACGCGGAAGTGCGCCGGGTTTTCGGAGCGCGGGACAGCGGGAAAAAACTGCTGCACGTGGCGGGTCTTGGGCTCGCACTGAGCCTTTCCGCGACGCTCGCACGAGCCGACGACAGCATCGCTCAAGCAGCGAAGACCACGAACTGCCTCGCCTACGACCAGGATCGCGAGCGGGGTATCGAGACTCCGCTGTCAACCACTTGCGACAGCGTTTCGCCGAGCATGGGCGGTCTGCGCGAGAAGATGTACGAGAACGGCTGGTTGCTTCAGGGTGGTATCTCCAGCGGCTTAACTTATGACCTGCTGCATCCGGATAGCAGTGTCCCGCAGTCCTATACCGGTCAACGTGCAACTTACGCTCAATCGGCGCTGGCCATTCTGACCTACGACCTCTCTCGGGTTGGCTTCAGCAAGGATTCGCAGTTCATCATCTCCGGACTTTGGGACGAAACCAGCTATCTTGGATCGGGTATTCGTAGCGCATATGTCGGGGAATTGGCGATCGAACAGGAGTTCGATAACCATCAAATACGTATCAAGTACGGATTTCAGACGCCGTCGAACAGCTTTTACGGCTTTACGTTGGGAACGACCGTTGCATCGTCCGCGCTGGGTCCCGCCAGTAGTATGTTTTACGAACTAGGTGTTCCGTCGGTCAAGCCGGCTCCTACTTTCGACATTCGCCTGTACACACCCGACATGCGGTTCTATAACCATTTCGCCGTTACGCGAAGCATGAGCCCGCAGGGGTTCCAGGCAGATTCCCAGGCGAATTCATCGGGTCTGGACTTTAGCGTTCCTGGTGCAAGGGCTCTTTATATCGACGAAGCGGGGTATCGGATCACGTCCGCCGCGAACCAGCGTGCTTTCTGGTTGAGAGCTGGCGCCGTGTACAACACGAGCGACTATTTTGACTATGGGGTCGGCAAGCCGACTTACGGTAACAAAGGGTTCTACGTCGCTATTACCCGGCAGTTCACCCAGCCCGATCAGTTCTACACCTATCGCGGTATTTACGCGGATGTCAAAGTGGACTTCGCGGATGCAAGCAAGAATCCGTTTAGCCGGGACGTTGCAGCCACGCTTTATAGTCTCGGCCCGTTTGACTCCCGTCCCTACGACATGATCAGCATCGGCTACACCCATCAATGGATTAGTCAAAAAACTCAGCAGTACATAAATTTGGTGACGACCGAGACCGCCATTACAGGCAGCAATACGTTCTCGCTGTCCTATGCGTTCCACGTGGCCCGGGGCGTCTACTGGACCAATAGCCTTGCGTATACCACGCAGCCTGTGTTGTTCCCTTCGCATGCAGCGGCTCTTTTGCTGACCACCGGCGCAACCGTGGTGTTCTGA
- a CDS encoding TetR/AcrR family transcriptional regulator, with the protein MRQQTREKPLRTLPLQTAPEPVGEPARRPQAQRSAETQAKLIAAAISCLHRFGYSATSVTMVADEAGVSRGAMTHQYPTRTDLMLAVVEAVFEQDVRHYERTVNEKTPMQWIRELPATMWEVMSQPSGTAVIEIMLASRSDPELADKLRSMQNAIDRLSHPWIIERLEAAGLRDRPNGEAIHRLFVAAIRGLSLEALFRRDRADAENSVAVLSELLRLLYPEMEAEPAQQSN; encoded by the coding sequence ATGAGACAACAGACGAGAGAAAAGCCGCTTCGGACGTTACCGCTCCAAACCGCTCCGGAACCCGTTGGAGAACCAGCGCGGCGGCCGCAAGCCCAGCGAAGCGCGGAGACACAGGCCAAGCTCATTGCAGCGGCCATTTCCTGCCTGCACCGGTTCGGCTACAGCGCGACGTCGGTGACCATGGTGGCGGACGAAGCCGGGGTAAGCCGCGGCGCAATGACCCATCAATATCCAACTCGGACCGACTTGATGCTGGCCGTCGTCGAAGCGGTGTTCGAACAGGACGTCCGGCATTACGAGCGCACGGTCAATGAGAAAACGCCGATGCAATGGATACGCGAGCTGCCGGCGACCATGTGGGAAGTGATGAGCCAGCCTTCGGGAACCGCCGTCATCGAGATCATGCTGGCCTCCCGCTCGGATCCCGAACTGGCCGACAAGCTGCGTTCAATGCAGAACGCTATCGACCGTCTATCGCATCCGTGGATCATCGAGCGCCTGGAAGCGGCGGGTTTGCGCGATCGTCCAAACGGCGAGGCGATTCACCGCTTGTTTGTCGCGGCCATACGCGGACTGTCGCTCGAAGCGCTCTTCAGGCGTGACCGGGCCGACGCTGAAAACTCGGTCGCAGTGCTGAGCGAGTTGCTGCGTCTTCTCTACCCCGAGATGGAAGCCGAGCCCGCGCAGCAGAGCAACTGA